The Cuculus canorus isolate bCucCan1 chromosome 10, bCucCan1.pri, whole genome shotgun sequence region CATCTGTGACCACCTACCCTGAAGTGTGCCGAGCTCTCGCTCCGTTGTGCTTCCAACCTCGCTCTTGCACAGGGCCTTCCTGACAAAGTGTTTCCGGCAcctgacaaagaaaatgaatgctttcCTCTGTACACCTTTATAGTGCCCAGAAGCTTTGTAGTGCCGTACCTCTGCTGTGGGGAGTAGCGAGCTACAATTGCCGAGAGGATGGTCATGAACTACGAAGCAGCTTCTGAGCGTAGAGTTTCCACACTACGGGTAATAACCATGGGAGGCAAAGGTGAAATAGAACGTGGTGAACTGTTTTCCTGGAGATCAGGCTGGCCCTGATCAAGAGCTGCGAGTGAGAGGAGACAGCATTCACTTGGTCTCTGTGTTGGCATTTATTGGTGAAGGTGATGCCTTTTCGGCGGCATCCAGCGGCAGGACGGTGAGCGCTGCGGTGGGGTGGCCGTCTGAGGCGGTGGGGCACTGCCCTGAGACGGGAAAAGCCTTGGAAAACCGCagcgggagcggggcgggcggcgctcggctcctgacaggcggcagcggacggtcccgcgcggggcctgacgggagggggcgcTCCCGGCGGGTCCCGCGGGGGATTTCAACCGTCCCTCGGGAGCACAGCGACCCGGAGCGCGGCACGTTAGTAtaaaggggcagtttgagcggcagggcgagcaggaagggctcagggagagagaggctggtggctggtcAGACGGGGCCGTGGgccatggtggctaccaggcagaagatcaAAACTGCCCCGGGTGCCGCAGCGAGCAGGAGAGATGTTGCCCCCCAGGCGgagcctcagtgggtccgtGCAGCTCCgcagagcctgggctgcaggcagtgccccctcccacagcagctcacGCCTCTGGTAACGGCTCCActggtgggagctgtgctcGCGGGGGGAACTCCTTCGcgtggtggcagagctgagggaggaagtaAATAGGTTACGGACGATCAGGGAACGTGAGAGGGAAATAGGTCGTTGCAGCAGCGCCCTCTcccaaactcagcaggctgctggagccagtgtggCTAAGCAGCTCCCACCTACGGACTGCAAGgctgggggaacaagagatggggaatggcagcaagtccctgtccggcgcaggaaacctgctccctccacccagacaacaaacccccaaatcgccctcaaaaataaatatgaagcactgcaggtagaacctatccccagggaagaagaagatggctcccacagcctagaaacattccctaggctccaggcatcctcagaggaccttaaaaacatcctctgttaataaaaagaggagagtgattgtcctgggggattcccttctaaaaggagtggagggacccatctgcagaccagacccgctccacagggaggtctgctgcttaccgggggcgtcagtgaaggatgtcactagaaaacttccttccttggtgaaggaaacggattattACCCCCTGctggtatttcaaataggccatgatgacttacagcgcagatcagaagagacttcagggctctagGGAGAACGATGGAGGCCTCgggagcacaagtggtgttttgttccatcccaacactaaggtataaggaacaggaggtcaaaaacaaacagctgtttaatgcctggctccgagcctggtgtgaggagagaggctttggattctttgatcatggagtgaccCACGCACCCACAGGCTTTCTTgctagggatgggacacgcttgtctccaagggggactaaagtacttcctaaaaatctagttaggcttttaaataaagctttaaactagatgtgaagggggaggaggaggagaccaggctagttgggaatgagcctggtaGTGGGAGTCCAGCGACTGAGCTATGGTGTGCCGGGCTGGACCACCAGCgcaccaccacagagcaagagggggcgagtacagctggggacagcaagaatga contains the following coding sequences:
- the LOC128853140 gene encoding cysteine protease ATG4A-like isoform X4 — encoded protein: MAQMGVGEGKSIGEWFGPNTVAQVLNVGMEQNTTCAPEASIVLPRALKSLLICAVPETLCQEGPVQERGWKHNGARARHTSGLSFRNILLLLF
- the LOC128853140 gene encoding cysteine protease ATG4A-like isoform X2 encodes the protein MAQMGVGEGKSIGEWFGPNTVAQVLNVGMEQNTTCAPEASIVLPRALKSLLICAVPETLCQEGPVQERGWKHNGARARHTSGFGGKLIPGSEAWLRCFLLLWLEAPR